One window of Hippoglossus stenolepis isolate QCI-W04-F060 chromosome 1, HSTE1.2, whole genome shotgun sequence genomic DNA carries:
- the fto gene encoding alpha-ketoglutarate-dependent dioxygenase FTO isoform X3, whose translation MKRSGDSEGEKRRKNNLEGLYTHVYPLKELSRRKLLQELGDQKIPFLGPSDRGFQHLWDSSYTGLVLRRSCSLPAELHGRVQAALLTLRSKGCLLRDLVRVRERDVFTTVSRVLLGEPGHTYRYLDTRLFAIPWHSDDTEVRGLNCCDPDLSAACKALWELNTLFCSDVSQGEGDKVTQCAKGEVDAKQGKEGDTESKHSEDSKNSEGGDSESRQSEEGDTESKQSEEWDIESKHSEEGCTGSKQEGEWETESKHSSEEGESSQVKPSESSVAAGLELSEGKCQSWATKTISGTETEPVGLGLQEKPVSHLKHSLSEHHIDDKEEPPSRQGCSQPSPPQVCTGLVKFNVTLLNYMDPAAMSHLKEEPYYGMGKMAVGWHHDENLVSHSPVAVYSYSCHNDKGESSEGSSDEKASWRIGLKVAWDIHTPGLALPLESGDCYYMRDDLNSTHQHCVLAGDSARFSSTHRVAECSSGTLTYIQSRCQEALSNLHTDPETGSHSLLALLPTTLQHCEEIHNEVEFEWLRQYWFQGRRYARFCSWWTRPMEQLEKDWKLLETMGHPLLFLFLLFFLGPDQQDKPSEEER comes from the exons AATAACTTGGAAGGCCTGTACACTCATGTGTATCCTCTAAAAGAACTTTCA AGGCGGAAGCTACTCCAAGAGTTGGGAGATCAGAAGATCCCCTTTCTGGGACCTTCAGACCGGGGCTTTCAGCACCTG TGGGATTCCAGTTACACCGGCCTGGTTCTGAGGAGATCCTGCTCGCTGCCTGCTGAGCTCCATGGCCGGGTGCAGGCAGCTCTGCTCACCCTGAGAAGTAAGGGCTGCCTACTGAGGGATCTAGTTCGCGTCCGTGAACGAGATGTATTCACTACCGTGTCACGGGTTCTGCTGGGGGAGCCTGGCCACACCTATCGCTATCTTGACACGCGGCTCTTTGCCATCCCCTGGCACAGTGATGACACTGAGGTCAGAGGACTAAACTGTTGTGACCCTGACTTGAGTGCTGCTTGCAAGGCATTGTGGGAGCTTAACACCTTGTTCTGCTCAGACGTGTCTCAAGGAGAAGGAGACAAGGTAACGCAATGTGCAAAGGGAGAGGTAGATGCCAAACAGGGTAAAGAGGGTGACACGGAATCTAAACATAGTGAAGACTCCAAGAACAGTGAAGGAGGGGACTCAGAGTCCCGACAGAGTGAGGAAGGGGACACAGAGTCCAAGCAGAGTGAGGAGTGGGACATTGAGTCGAAACACAGTGAAGAAGGCTGCACAGGGTCAAAACAAGAAGGGGAGTGGGAGACTGAGTCCAAACacagcagtgaggagggagagtcCTCCCAGGTCAAACCAAGTGAATCCAGTGTTGCAGCAGGCCTGGAACTAAGtgaaggaaaatgtcagagctgGGCGACCAAGACCATCAGTGGCACAGAGACTGAACCTGTGGGACTGGGGCTCCAGGAGAAACCTGTGTCCCATCTAAAGCACAGCCTGTCAGAACACCACATTGACGACAAGGAGGAACCGCCAAGTAGGCAGGGATGTTCCCAGCCCAGTCCGCCACAGGTATGCACCGGTCTGGTCAAGTTCAATGTCACCTTACTCAACTACATGGACCCAGCAGCAATGAGCCATCTGAAAGAGGAGCCATACTACGGCATGGGGAAAATGGCGGTAGGGTGGCACCACGATGAGAACCTGGTCTCTCATTCGCCAGTGGCCGTTTACAGCTATAGCTGTCACAATGACAAAG gtgaGAGCAGTGAAGGAAGCAGTGATGAGAAGGCAAGCTGGAGGATTGGGCTCAAGGTGGCCTGGGACATCCACACACCTGGCCTGGCACTGCCACTGGAGTCTGGAGACTGCTATTACATGAGAG ATGACCTGAACAGTACCCACCAGCACTGTGTCCTAGCTGGAGACTCTGCACgcttcagctccacacacagagTGGCCGAG TGTTCCAGTGGGACCCTGACCTACATCCAGTCACGCTGCCAAGAGGCCCTGTCTAACCTGCACACTGACCCAGAGACAGGCTCCCACAGCCTGCTGGCCCTGCTGCCAACAACGCTACAGCACTGTGAGGAGATTCACAATGAG GTGGAGTTCGAGTGGCTGCGGCAGTACTGGTTTCAGGGCCGGCGCTACGCCCGCTTCTGCAGCTGGTGGACCAGACCaatggagcagctggagaaagaCTGGAAACTCCTGGAGACCATG